In one Nomascus leucogenys isolate Asia chromosome 13, Asia_NLE_v1, whole genome shotgun sequence genomic region, the following are encoded:
- the LOC100604966 gene encoding putative cystatin-9-like protein CST9LP1, translated as MWSLPRGRALSWVPLLLLFSFRLLVTYAWHFQEEEEWNDQKQIAVYLPPTLEFAVYIFNQQSNDWYAYKLVRVLDSWKEQGYDKMTFSMNLQLGRTTCGKFEDDIDNCPFQESPELNNTRTCFFTIGIEPWRTRFDLWNKTCSGGHS; from the exons ATGTGGAGTCTGCCACGGGGCAGGGCTCTGTCCTGGGTGCCACTGCTGCTTCTCTTCAGCTTCCGGCTCCTGGTTACCTATGCTTGGCATTTCCAAGAGGAAGAGGAGTGGAATGACCAAAAACAAATTGCTGTTTATCTCCCTCCCACCCTGGAGTTTGCTGTATACATATTCAACCAGCAGAGCAATGACTGGTATGCCTACAAGTTGGTGCGTGTCCTGGATTCCTGGAAGGAGCAG GGTTATGATAAGATGACATTCTCCATGAATCTGCAACTAGGCAGAACCACGTGTGGGAAGTTTGAAGACGACATTGACAACTGCCCTTTTCAAGAGAGCCCAGAGCTGAACAAT ACCCGCACCTGCTTCTTTACCATCGGAATAGAGCCCTGGAGGACACGGTTTGACCTCTGGAACAAGACATGCTCAGGGGGGCATTCCTGA